A DNA window from Vigna angularis cultivar LongXiaoDou No.4 chromosome 1, ASM1680809v1, whole genome shotgun sequence contains the following coding sequences:
- the LOC108323907 gene encoding binding partner of ACD11 1 has translation MSIKTIKVSNVSLGATVQDIQEFFSFSGDIEYVEMQSYDERTQIAFVTFKDPQGAETAVLLSGATIVDLSVKIALDQDYQIPPAALASSATQRNAPGGADSALRKAEDVVTSMLAKGFILGKDAVNKAKTFDDKHQLSSTASAKVTSFDQKLGLSEKISAGASVVSGRVREVDQKFQVSEKTKSAFAVAEQKVSTAGSAIMKNRYVLTGTSWVTGAFNRVAKAAEDVGQKTKEKVVHAEEEQKRKVEDQYAQVLSDSPKAAATSDLHSSKPAPAQGLIL, from the exons ATGTCG ATCAAAACTATTAAAGTCAGCAATGTTTCCTTGGGAGCAACTGTGCAAGATATTCAGgaattcttttccttttctggTGATATTGAATATGTTGAAATGCAGAG TTATGATGAACGGACTCAAATTGCCTTTGTTACCTTCAAGGATCCACAAGGTGCCGAGACTGCAGTATTATTATCG GGAGCAACTATTGTTGATTTGTCAGTTAAAATAGCACTCGATCAAGATTACCAAATTCCACCTGCTGCCTTGGCATCATCT GCAACACAGCGTAATGCTCCTGGTGGTGCTGACTCTGCTTTACGGAAGGCAGAGGATGTGGTCACCAGCATGCTTGCGAAGGGTTTTATCTTAGGTAAGGATGCTGTTAACAAAGCAAAGACTTTTGATGATAAACACCAGTTATCTTCAACAGCTTCAGCAAAAGTTACTTCTTTTGACCAAAAACTTGGGCTTAGTGAAAAAATAAGTGCTGGTGCTTCTGTTGTAAGTGGTAGAGTACGAGAAGTGGATCAAAAGTTTCAGGTTTCAGAGAAGACCAAATCAGCATTTGCAGTTGCAGAACAGAAAGTCAGTACTGCAGGATCTGCTATAATGAAGAATCGATATGTGCTCACTGGGACTTCTTGGGTTACTGGTGCTTTTAATAGGGTTGCCAAGGCAGCTGAGGATGTTGGACAGAAGACAAAAGAGAAAGTGGTACATGCAGAAGAGGAACAGAAGCGAAAAGTAGAAGACCAATATGCACAGGTCCTTTCTGACTCCCCGAAAGCAGCTGCAACTAGCGATCTGCACTCTTCCAAGCCTGCTCCTGCTCAGGGTTTGATCCTCTGA
- the LOC108333941 gene encoding uncharacterized protein LOC108333941 has product MVLWEITLATAYFLGIKRTYKLALRIQRRILAPKIRQFVHRRTRSVFNVALKVNRTIQERDITFGRNMGNYILQRLNRMKPQAQTQGGSPSNGAPRPSLRMTKLVSSFSNSKTSSYYQLFKRKSGIQNTWFQKQSIWSKPFPSIVTMMRPQSLAGTSTHCRHLTINASHAFRPNYRVNWPGDVIRKDIMQWMLRS; this is encoded by the exons ATGGTGTTATGGGAGATTACCCTTGCCACTGCCTATTTTTTGGGCATCAAGCGAACCTACAAGCTGGCTCTCAGGATTCAGCGTAGGATCCTAGCACCTAAGATCCGTCAATTTGTTCACcg ACGAACACGATCTGTATTTAATGTAGCACTCAAAGTTAATCGGACCATTCAAGAAAGAGACATTACATTTGGTAGGAATATGGGAAACTACATTTTGCAGAGGCTAAATAGAATGAAACCACAGGCTCAAACTCAGGGTGGATCACCCTCCAATGGTGCTCCTCGCCCAAGTTTAAGAATGACAAAGCTTGTATCAAGTTTTTCCAACAGCAAAACTTCTAGTTACTATCAATTATTCAAGAGGAAATCAGGTATACAAAACACCTGGTTCCAAAAACAAAGCATATGGTCAAAGCCTTTCCCCTCCATTGTAACGATGATGCGGCCTCAAAGTCTTGCTGGGACTTCCACCCATTGCAGGCACCTCACTATCAACGCTTCTCATGCTTTTAGGCCAAACTACAGAGTAAATTGGCCAGGTGATGTTATTAGGAAGGACATAATGCAATGGATGTTGCGAAGCTAA
- the LOC108337413 gene encoding dolichol-phosphate mannose synthase subunit 2 produces the protein MELADRAVGFLLSVMSLSIFTYYTFWVIILPFVDDDHFVHKYFLPQEYAILIPISAGVALLCFLSIFVGVVMLKSKKKKA, from the exons ATGGAATTAGCAGACAGAGCAGTTGGATTTCTGTTATCCGTTATGAGCTTGTCAATATTTACCTACTATACATTTTGGGTTATCATCCTG CCTTTTGTGGATGATGATCATTTCGTTCACAAGTACTTTTTACCCCAAGAGTATGCCATACTAATACCAATTTCTGCTGGCGTTGCACTGCTTTGCTTCTTAAGTATATTTGTTGGAGTCGTGATGCTCAAATCCAAAAAAAAGAAggcttga